The following are encoded in a window of Cyprinus carpio isolate SPL01 chromosome B18, ASM1834038v1, whole genome shotgun sequence genomic DNA:
- the LOC109108922 gene encoding tumor necrosis factor receptor superfamily member 19L-like, whose product MKNHLYCSAPVCLILLELWGTLAAQCRWEDGCVCPLCPAGQEPTTACGEVEGPGETGLCRTCPAGTFSDTHDTEPCRPHLSCRALKRWISTAPTSHSDAVCGGCLPGFHPAATWKSSTLHACVRKPYSRRRRNVVKSAPNRSGVGGANATSVQGPEEKSTEYAVFALVPIFCVMGLLGIFICNLLKKKGYRCNAEKDGVDAEAATPQKEGNPCPYIVDDPNEDTISILVRLITEKKENAAALEELLQEYENKQMALNKSSSIKFPALPHFSPFRSLPRLCSHQHHLHTINGLAPRSGLCCSRCSQKKWPELLLPIDTHKSRTNLVKAPEVTILSVGRFQVAQIPEVKSASKEVTQPEASDTDSMDSGHTEPAEERSLLGVSSSCNSASSKSRQEMNI is encoded by the exons ATGAAGAACCACCTTTACTGCTCAGCTCCTGTCTGTCTGATC ctgCTGGAGTTATGGGGGACGTTAGCGGCGCAGTGCCGGTGGGAGGACGGGTGTGTGTGTCCGCTCTGTCCAGCCGGACAGGAGCCCACCACG gCTTGCGGGGAGGTTGAGGGTCCTGGTGAGACTGGATTGTGCCGGACTTGCCCAGCAGGCACCTTCTCTGATACCCATGACACTGAGCCGTGCCGCCCACATCTCTCCTGCAGGGCACTGAAGCGCTGGATCTCGACCGCACCGACCTCGCATTCTGACGCCGTGTGTGGAGGATGTCTTCCTGg GTTTCACCCTGCTGCTACATGGAAGTCCTCCACCCTCCACGCCTGCGTCAGGA AGCCATACAGCCGGCGGAGACGTAACGTTGTTAAGAGCGCCCCCAACAGGTCTGGAGTGGGAGGTGCAAACGCCACCAGCGTTCAGGGTCCAGAGGAGAAGAGCACAGAGTACGCGGTGTTTGCACTGGTGCCCATCTTCTGTGTGATGGGCCTGCTGGGAATTTTCATCTGCAACCTGCTCAAGAAGAAAGGCTACCGCTGCAACGCAGAGAAAGACGGGGTGGATGCAGAAGCCGCCACTCCACAGAAAGAAG GAAACCCTTGTCCTTACATTGTTGATGACCCCAATGAAGACACCATCAGCATTCTGGTGCGGCTCATCACAGAGAAGAAAG aAAATGCGGCTGCTCTGGAAGAACTTCTGCAGGAATATGAGAATAAACAGATGGCCCTCAACAAGAGCTCATCCATCAA gtttcCGGCTCTTCCTCATTTCTCTCCGTTCCGGTCGTTGCCGCGGCTGTGTTCTCATCAGCATCATTTGCACACTATAAATGGGCTGGCCCCGCGCTCCGGCCTCTGCTGCTCCCGCTGCAGTCAGAAGAAGTGGCCCGAGCTGCTGCTGCCCATCGATACGCACAAGAGCCGCACTAACCTGGTCAAGGCTCCGGAGGTCACCATCCTGTCTGTAGGGAg GTTTCAAGTCGCTCAGATCCCAGAAGTGAAGTCAGCTTCCAAGGAAGTGACCCAGCCGGAAGCGAGCGATACGGACTCCATGGACAGCGGCCACACCGAGCCTGCGGAAGAGCGTTCCCTGCTGGGCGTGTCCTCTTCCTGTAACTCCGCCTCCTCAAAGTCCAGACAGGAG ATGAACATCTGA